TAGCCAAACCAAACATCATACCCCACATTGCTGGGAAATGTAAGAAAATATGTCCGAATACCGCTATTGTAATAGTTAATATACCTAAGTATACAATTGTCATACCACCGGTTTTTATTTCGGTTTTTGGCGTTGTAAGAGCATCAAAATGCGGTTCGCCTTTTGGAACAAAAAGACTAAGCAGCCATGCAGTTAATAACCACCCTATAATTGATGCCGGAAACAGTGCCAAGAAATCAACAAATTCACCCTTACCGGCCGTCCAAGCCATAAGTGTCGTAATATCCCCGAACGGTGACCAAGCACCCCCGGCATTAGCCGCTACAACTATATTAATAGCTCCCGGAACTAAGAAATTCGTATTGTGCTTATCAATTGTGTATAAAACAGTTGATAATATAAGAGCTGTAGTTAAGTTGTCAGCCACTGGAGAAATCCAGAATGCCAATGTACCAGTAATCCAGAAAAGTTTTTTATAACTGTATCCTCTTGAGATCAGTCTGTATTTTAGAGCATCAAAAACACCTCTTTCTATCAAACTCTCAATATATGTCATTGCCACAAATAAGAAAAAGAATATTTCGGCAATTTCCAAAATAAGCTTTTGCATTTCATGATGCAGAGGCGTAGGATCAAGCCCGTTTACCGCAAAATAAATACCGATAAGCATAAAAGAAAAAGTACCGATAAACAGCGCCGGCTTGGCTTTGTTTATTTCAAACTTCTCCTCAGTCGCAATAAAATAATAACCTACAACAAATACCAATAATACTAAATACCCAACCCAAGTATGTGTAAAATCATGAATTAATGTTTCATGCATGTTCATCCTTTCTATAATGTGCACCAAGTGACATTTTTCTATTTAGTGCCGCTTTTACTATTTCACGTGCTGTTAAAAATCTAAGTTTAGCGAGTCTACCAAGTTTTGGAATAGTGTTTTCAATAAACTCAAGTGCCTCTTGTAAGCCACTTTCTTTTCGTATTATACCAACATTTTTCCACATTTGCTCCCTTAAAAGATTCTTATAATATTTATCTTTTTCTTTAAACAATTCCTCATTATTTATATCAAATTCGATATGTTTTGTTTTAAATTTCTCTTTTATAATATTTTCTGCGGCTTTTCTTGCAAACACAAAACATTCAAGCAAAGAATTACTCGCAAGTCTGTTCGCTCCATGCACTCCTGTATTTGCTACTTCACCCACGGCATATAAATTTTTAAAATTATCGACTTTTGAATTGCAATCGACTGCTATACCACCCATAAAGTAATGAAATGCAGGTGAAATTGGGATTTTTTCATATGGAACGTTTATATCATAGTCTCTAAGTTTATTGTAAATTGTCGGAAACCTGTTTTTAAAAAACTCTTCATCAAACATACTTACATCCAAAAATACTTTATGTCCTTTTTGCTGATGTTTAAATATTGCTCGGCTTACAATATCACGTCCTGCAAGCTCTCCTCTTTCATCATATTCGAATACAAACCTTTCACCGTTTTCATCAACTATGTGAGCGCCTTCTCCTCTTAGCGCTTCTGTAAGAAGCATTTTTTGAGATGTTTTCATTTCAATAAATACAGTCGGATGAAACTGCGTCATCTCCATATCTCTTACTTTTATACCTTTTTCAATCGCAATACCCTGAATATCACCTGATATCGTTCTTGCATTCGTATCGAATTTATAAAGTGCACCTATTCCCCCACTTGCCAATATTACGTGATCAGCATAAATGTTGAATTTTTCATTTTTTCTAAATACAGAAACACCGTATGCGGTATTATTTTTTAAAAGTACGTCAAATACAATCGTTTCATCAAGTAAATAACTTCTGTCTTTTTTTAATAAAAATTTATGAAGTTCCCTCCCGGTAGCGTCACCTCCGGCATGATAAACCCTACTGACACTGTGAGCGGCTTCTTTGGTGATCTCTGGATCGAATTTGAAACCGTAATTCATTATTTCTTCTTTAAGTTTTAAAGAAAGTTTACTTAAAATTTCCACCATTTCTTTTTTATTATGAAAAACACCCGCTTTTAACGTATCTTCAATGTGTACAGGAACGTCTGCTTCGTCAAGAGCCATTGTAACACCGCCCTGAGCATAGAAACTGTTGGCATCCCAAACCTGATTTTTAGTAATTATTAGCGTTTTATATCCATTGTCATTTAAAAATTTGGCACACCATATACCGGCTATTCCGCTACCTATTATTATTGCATCGAATTTCATATGACTCCTATTTTATATTCAGTGTAGAATTTATTTCTATTATTTTTAAATCACTCTGATTAACTTCTTTATTTTGTTCTTTTCCCGGCCACACCGGATCAGCTTTATATCCGCATCCGATAAGAAAAAACGTTATAATAACAATATGAAAAAAGCGAAACATATAATTAACCATATATTAAGTCCTTATTCGGATAAACTTGATCAACAGCGTTGTTTAAAAAAAATTATATCATTACTCCCCCCAAAATACAACAAATATATTACATCCTATCAGTTAAAAGGTGAAATTTTATTCATAAACGTATCCCATCAAGCTGTTAAACAGGAACTGTACTATAATAAAAACCTGATTTTTTCCATAATAAAAACAATGCACAATGCCGGAATGTGTAAAGATATAAATCCGAAAAAAGTAGTTACGAATTACAAATATTCACCAAAACCCAAACCGCCTACTGTTTATAAATTTTATATTAAACCTGCGGGAAATTTTGAAATAAAAGCAAAGAAAAAAGAGATAAATGAGAAATTTGAAGAAATAAGAAAACTACTCAAAAGAGATTGAATTTTCTTCAAGTAGTTTTTTTGCTTTATTCAAAAGAGCGGTATTTATTTTGAAAATAAAACTCCCTTTCATTTCACTATTTAGGGTATAGCAATATTCTATATCTATTCCGTTGTCGCTAAAAAGACTCACTACCCTGCTTAATGCTCCTATTTCATCATCAATTTCGACTTTTAACACATCAGTAAGAGTCAGTGAAAACCCGTTTTTTTCAATTGCTTCACAAGCACTGACGATATCATCGGTAATAACTCTTAAAAGCCCGAAATCACTTGATTCCACCAAATCTACTGCTTTGATTGAAACGTTCGCATCGGCGAGCACTGATGTTATTTCTTTAAGCTTTCCAGGTTTTTTTTCCAAAAATATTGATATTTGTTTCATTTTATTTCCTTTTATCTACGATTCTGACCGCTTTACCCATACTTCTCTCAATTGTTTTAGGCTCAACCAAAATAATATTCGCATTAATATACAGATTGTTTAGAAGCGCTTGCTGCAAATCTTTTTTAATTTTCTCAAGTGCTGCGATATTATCCATCATAATATCATCACTGACTTCCACTAATATTTCAAGCTTGTCAAGATGTCCTTTTTTATCCGCAACTATTTGATAATTAAGAGTCACGCCTTCCGTGTTGGCAATCACATGCTCAACCTGAGAAGGATATACGTTTACACCATTGATAATCAGCATATCATCAGCACGTCCAAGTACGCTTTCCATTCTTACAAACGTTCTTCCGCACGCGCACGGTTCTTTATACAATCTTGTAATATCTCCCGTTCTGTATCTGATGATAGGAAGCGCCTGTTTTGTGAGGGTTGTGATTACAAGCTCACCTTCTTCCCCGTCAGGAAGCACTTCTCCGGTTTTAGGATCGATTATTTCAGGATAAAAGTGATCTTCCTGGATATGGAGTCCCCTTCCTTTGTTACAGCTGCAGCTGACTCCCGGACCGATTATTTCACTTAGCCCGTAAACTTCGTAATAATCAATATCCCATGCTTCAGCCACTTCTTTTCTTAATCCTTCACTTGTAGGCTCGGCTCCGAAAAATCCGCATCTAAGTTTATAGTCCTTTCTGAAATCCGGCCCCGCAGCTCTTGCTTTTTCCGCCAGGTGCAGTGCAAATGAAGGTGTTGCGAAAAGCACAGTGGCTCCAAAATCACGCATTAACATAAGCTGTCTATCGGTAAATCCTCCGCTTGCAGGAACAATCGCCGCGCCTATTTTTTGAGCAGCTTCATGAAAGCCGAGTCCTCCTGTAAACAACCCGTATCCATATGCATTATGACACACGTCTTTTGAATTTACATCTCCCATAGAAAGACATCTCATCATAACTTCATCCCATACTTCCATATCATGCTCGGTATATCCTACAACAGTAGGTTTCCCCGTTGTCCCGGAAGAGCTGTGAATTCTTACAACTTCGCTCATTGGAACGGTAAACAGTCCGAAAGGATAATTATCCCTTAAATCCTGTTTTTTAGTAAACGGAAGTTTTTGAATGTCTTCAAGAGATTTGATATCATCCGGTGTAATACCAAGTTCATCAAATTTCTGCTTGTAAAAGGGACTCAGAGCATATACTCTCGTTACCACTTCTTTCAATCTTTTAAGCTGTACTTTTTCTATGTCTTCTCTTTTTGCACTTTCTATTTTATTCCATATCATTTGCACTCCTTTTTGCCCAATTTAATTTTTTAACCGCAACTATATCTCTTCTAAAACATCTCTTTTTGTTTTATATACCGTACCTGTAAAGAAAGCTATTTTCTTTTCACCGTTTGTAATAATCACCTCATACGTCCCGAGTCTGTTGCTTTCATCCACAAGTTTAGCCTCCGCAATAAGCTCATCACCCTCTCTTCCGGCATGAATAAAAGATATTGAAGTGTTTATCGCAAGTGAGACTTTCCCAAATGAATTACTCGCAACTGCAAAAGCAAAATCTGCCAAGGTGAATATTGCCCCGCCATGAGCAACACCTGCCTGATTCAGATGAAATTCCTTTATTTTCAGCTTGGCTTTTGCGAATCCATAATGAACTTCCAAAAGCTCAATTCCTATATTTTTTGAAAAATCCCTTCCTTCAGCGAAAAAGGTTTTAATTTTTTCCATATTCAATAGCTTTTTCTAAAATATCAAAGTTTTGAGGTGCGAATTTCGGATTTATTTCCTCAATTGCCTCTTTCACCTCATCCACACTGAAAGGAAAATCTTTTACCCTCGCAAGAGTAAGCCCAAGCATAAATACATTAAGCCCCTTAGCGTCAAAAACACCCTCTTCCGCTAATTTATTCGCATCAACCGCAAATACGTTTGCGTCAATTTCAGGAAACTCATCGGCATTTACTACTACGTTCCCGCCTCTTTTAAGATACGGAAGATTAAGTATTGCTTCATCCTTGTCAAGCCCTATAAGCAGATCAGCCTGGGCAAGGTCTATTAAAGGATTGTAAAAATCCCCTATTTTGATATGCGAGCTTACACTTCCTCCTCTTTGACTCATTCCGTGGTTTTCTGTTCCTAAAAATTTATATCCTTTTTTACCAGCACATATACTTAATACCTTAACCAAAAAGACAACTCCCTGTCCTCCGAATCCTGCAACCACTATCTGATATTTCATATTATCTTCTCCTTACATTGCTTAATTGATATTATATTCCTCATCCTTCAACCTTCTTCTTATTACTTTTCCCTTGGAATGAATGCGTCTGTCGGGCATATACCGCTTATACATACACCGCACCCGATACAAAGAAGCGGATCGATTTCAATTTTACCTCTTTCATTATATGCCATAGGAGGACATACGTATTGAGTCGTACATACGTCACAGGCAACACATTTTTCTTCATCAACGGTAGCGAAAATTCCAGGAAGAAACTGTGTAGCCCTTTCTTTATCAAGTACGCAGTACTGTCTGCTTACAACCACAAGAGGTCTGTCAGTTTCATCGAATCTTTTTTTAACTTCTTTAAAGAAATTGATCGTTTCGTTAATATCAGGCTTGTAAAAGTATTCCATTACCTCAGCCCCGCACCCTTCGGCTACTTTTTTAATATCAACTTCTCCGCTTGTAGCCCTCTCAGGCGTAGTTTGGCGTCCCGTCATTGCCGTAGTCGAGTTATCAAGTATTACGAGTATGAATTTGGCCTTTTGATATACGGCGTTAATCAGAGGTGCCGTACCTGAATGGAAAAACGTAGAGTCCCCGATAGTTGCGATTACGGTTTTATTTTTATCCGCTATTGCAAATCCGTGAGCCATTGATACGCTTCCTCCCATACATAAAACCGTATCGATAGCATCAAGATTTATTCCGAGCGTATAACACCCTATATCTGAAGGATAAATGGATTTTTTCGGTCTGAAAACTTTTTTGATTGCAAAATATACATCCCTGTGAGGACATCCGGGACAAAGATTCGGTTTTCTTGTTTTAGGATTCTCAGGAGTAAATACAGGTTTATAGATATTTTCACCATTATAAAACCCTATTTTGGTCAATGCTTCAAGTACTCTTTCTTTATTCATTTCATCAATTTGATGCATATGCCCACTCATTCTGCCGTAAACGTTTTCACTTCTTATCTCTTCTTCTATTACTGGATAAGTCTCTTCTACAACAAGTACTTTATTATACTTTTTAACAAGATCTTTAAGTTTATCTACCGGCAATGGATACGGCATATCTATTTTTAAAAGGTCAATATCAAGTCCTAATTCCTCAAGAACTTCTTTTACGTATCCGTAAGCCGTCCCGCTTGATATGATTAAATTTTCCGTGCCTTTAAGCTCCTCAATTTTAGGCTTTATCAGTTCATTATAATTATATTCTCTTATCTTATCTAATCTATCTAACTGCTCATAAGCCTGTTTAAGTCTTCCGGCTCTCGGAACGGCTGCCCATCTCGGTATATCACGCTCAAAATTTCCTTCAGTATCTTTAAATTCGAAATTACCGTCAATTTCTACGATTTCCCTTGAATGTGAAACCCTCATAACGGTTCTTAACATCACGGGAATTTCAAAATGTTTGGAAATTTTGCTTGCTAACTTAGTAAAATCGTATGCTTCTTGCGGAGTAGCCGGATCAACAACCGGAATTCTTGCAAATCTTGCAAACTCTCTACTATCCTGCTCTGTTTGGGAAGAATTAAATCCGGGATCATCCGCAACTATTAATACAAACGCTCCTTTATTACCTATAAAACTTGCACTCATAAGAGCGTCGCTTGCTACGTTTAATCCCACCTGTTTCATAGTTGCCGCTGCGTTTACACCGGCAATAGCACCGGCATAAGCAACTTCAAAGCCGACTTTTTCATTTGTGGCCCATTCAGCATATACCGGCAGATCTTTTTTTATTTTCTGTACGGTTGTAAGTATCTCGCTCGAGGGAGTACCCGGATAACCGCTAACCATTTTAGTATTTGAATGCAAAAGCCCGTATGCTATTGCTTCATTTCCCATTAATGTTAACTTCATACTTCGCCTTTGTGTAGAATTTAAACAATAATAACAAAAAAATTTTTAATTTTTGCTTAATACTCTAAAATTTAGGTAAAATTTAGTTGATATGACAATAAAAAGGAGAAAAAATGTCTCATTTTGACTTGGGTGTCAGTCTTGCTTTTTGGCTGACGATACTCAGTGCGTTACTATGTGTAGTTTATGGAATAATTAATTGGAACAAAGGTGATGAAGAAAGCAACGAAGCCCTACTTGCCAAATGGGCTGAAGAAGAAAAAGAAATTAATGAGGAGTTGTTATGAGTTTTTTAGAAATAGCAATAATCATCCTGTATTTAGTTGCGGTGGGATGGCTTGGATGGATGGGATATTCAAAAACCAAAACTTCAACGGATTATTTACTTGCAGGACGTGATACACACCCTTTTGTAATGGCGTTAAGCTACGGTGCTACATTTATTTCAACCGCAGCAATAGTCGGATTCGGTGGTGTTGCAGCTTGGCTTGGAAATTCTCTTTTATGGCTGACTTTCCTTAACATATTTGTAGGTGTATTTATTGCATTTGTATTTATCGGAAATCCTACAAGAAAAATGGGGCTTAGACTTGATGCACATACTTTTCCTGAATTTCTTGGAAAAAGATATGATTCTAAATTTATTCAGATATTCGCTGCTGTAATAATTTTAGCGTTTATGCCGCTTTACGCAACAGCTGTACTTATCGGAGGTGTTCAGTTTTTAAGCGTGTATTTCGGTGTTAATTACCATATAGCACTTTTAATATTTTCACTGATTATTACGGCATATGTTCTCGCCGGAGGACTTAAAGGTGTAATGTACACAGATGCCCTTCAGGGAAGCATTATGTTTATTGCAATGGTTTTCTTAATTGTTATGGTTGTAAGCTCTCTTGGGGGAATAGACGCAGCGTTTGCCAAACTCGATCACGTATGGCAGGTAACTGTAGTAGACAGACTATCAGGAGTGTCTCTAAAAGAACTGGTTCCTGGAAGCGGTGATTTTATGATGAAATTATCACAGCTTTGGGGATTTGAAGGCTGGAATAAAATGCCTGTATTTATGAGCCCGGGATGGCTATTTGTTATTACAACCATCACTCTTGGCGTAGGTATCGGTGTTCTTGCTCAACCTCAACTGATAGTAAGATTTATGACGGTAAAAAGTAAAAAAGAACTTAACCGCGCGGTACTTGTCGGAGGTGTGTTTATTTTAGCGATGACAGGTGTTATTTTTGTAGTTGGAAGCCTTACAAACGCATGGTATTTTGAAAATATGGGTGGAAAAAACGCGCTTGAGGCTGCTGGGGCTATCGGAAAGGTAATTCCTCACTTCATAAACAGCGCAATGCCGCATTGGTTCAGTTTTATCTTTCTTTTCGCTCTTATTTCAGCGGCAATGTCTACACTCTCAAGCCAGTTCCACACAATGGGTACGGCTGTGGGAAGAGATATTTTCGAAAGTCTGGGAGCAGACAAGGAAAAAACAACTCTTTGGACTAAAATCGGTATTGTTATCGTAATTTTATTCTCAGTATTCTTAGCTTACAAATTCCAAAAAGCTCCGGCGATTATTGCAAGAAGTACGGCAATATTCTTCGCACTATGTGCATCAATATTCCTTCCGAGTTTCATATTCGGACTTTTCAGTAAAAGAATCACAAAACCTGCGGCAATCGCAAGTATGCTTGTAGGATTTTTCGCTTCATCATTCTGGCTTCTATTCTGCCACTTTAAAGAAGCTAAATCTTTGGGTATTGCAAAAGCACTTTTCGGAGTTAATTCAATCTTGGGTCACAGCAAATGGGCATTTGTTGACGCGCTCGTAATTGCACTTCCACTCTCTACTCTTACCCTTCTAATCGTAACCGCTCTTACAAAACCTGATGAAAACATCATCAAAAGAGCATTCGGAAGAAACTGATTTTCTTCCTTTTTTTGTTATAATTATTAAAAACAAGGCATTAACTTGGGAAATAAAGAATATTTACAAAAAGAGCTTGATTTACTGTTAGAAAAATTAAGATTTTGGAGATATGTACTTTTTGCCATTGTGTCAGCTATTATAGGAATAATATTCAGTATTTCTCAAAATAAACTAAATGTAAACATTATAGTTTTTGGATTGGTACTTTCAGGCTTTTTAGGAATAATTCTGTCTATAAAAAGGCTTACATATTTGACACAAGAGTATAAAGAGTATCTTAAAGAATTAAAGGACGCAGAATGAATTTAGAAATTTTAATATATATAATAGGATTTGCCTCAATAATTGCATTTTTGTATTTTATGTGGACTGACACAAAACCTTTAAACTTTTAGTAACTACAAATAAAGTACTTAAAAAAACTTCAAACACTCTCATAATTACAGCCATATAAAAAGAAAATGTAAAAGATTTTGCTTTTTTATTATAATTTCACTAAAAAAGGTCTGCTTTGTCGTTTAGTGAAAAAATAAAATCCCTACCCGATCAGCCCGGAATTTATCAGTATTTTGACGAAAACGGGAAACTTCTGTATATCGGAAAGGCGAAAAGCCTTAAAAAACGTGTAAAAAGCTATTTTCGTTTTAATCCTTTCAGACCTGCGGATAATCTGTCTCCAAGAATTTACAAAATGATAAGCGAGGCAAAAGATCTAAATTATATCGTGGTAGAAAGCGAAAACGACGCGCTTATACTTGAAAACTCTCTAATCAAACAGCTTAAACCCAAATACAATATATTACTTCGTGATGACAAAACGTACCCGTATATTTATATAGATCTTGACGAACCGTTTCCGATGCCGCAGATTACCCGCAAAGTCGTTAAGGGAAAAAATATCAAATATTTCGGACCGTTTAGCAGCGGTGCGTCTGCAATTCTTAAAACAATATACGAAGAAATACCTCTTGTTCAGTCCAAATCATGTCTTAGAAGCGGTAAGGCGTGCCTGTATCATCAGATAGGAAGATGTTTGGCCCCGTGTGAGGGCAAAGTTACAAGCCGCGAATATATGAAATATGTCGATCAGGCTATAGAACTTATACACGACAAAGAAAAAATACTTGAAATACTAAACCAAAAAATGCAAAAATACGCCGAAAACCTGCAGTTTGAAGAAGCGGCGGAAATAAGGGACAGGATCAAATCGATAGAGAGTGCGGAGATTTATTCCCATGTGGATCTGGCAAAACTGGAAGATTTGGATATATTTGCCGTTGAAATATTCAATAAAAAAGCGGTTGTTATAAGAATATTCGTACGTCAGGGAAAAGTGGTAGCCAGCAGCAATTCGGTAATCAACTCCCAGACAGTCCCTGAAATAGGAGAAATATACACAAGGGCGATACTTGAATTTTATTCTACAGAGACGCCTTTTACCTCAAGTAAGATTTTAGTTGGTGACGACTTTGAAGAAAGGGAGTGGCTAAGCCAGGTGTTAAGCGAAAAATTTGGCAAAAAGATAAGCATAATAACCCCTACCACCAAAGAGAGAAAAAGCCTTATCAAACTTGCCAAACTAAATGCTCTTGAAGTTATCAAAAACCAAAAAGAAAACACCGTTTTGGATGAGCTGAAAATTCTCTTCAATCTCCAAAACACACCTTATAAAATAGAAGTCTTCGACACATCGCACATGCAGGGTGAGGCGACGGTCGGAGCGATGGTCGTATGGGAAGACGGAAAGTTTAAAAAGTCTGACTACAGACACTACCATCTTGAAGGAAAAGACGAATATTCCCAAATGAGAGAGCTTCTTACAAGAAGGGCGCAGAGTTTTGAAAAATCCCCTCCTCCCGACCTGTGGCTCATAGACGGCGGTAAAGCGCAGTTGAATCTGGCAAAAGAGATTATTGATTCAACCGGAGCCAACATAGACGTACTTGCGATATCCAAAGAAAAAATCGACGCCAAAGCTCACAGGGCGAAAGGTAAGGCGAAGGATAAAATATATTTTATCAATGAAAAGTTAAAAGTGAAAAGTGAAAAATTAAATATTGACAAACTTGAACTAAGTCAGAGCGATAAGAGACTGCAGTTTTTACAGATGTTAAGGGATGAAGCACACAGGTTCGCCATAGAATTCCACAGAAAAACAAAACGCAAAAAAGACACCCAAATAGATCTTTTACAGGTAAAAGGTATCGGAAAGGCTAAAATGACAAAACTTTTGAATTATTTCGGAAGTTTTGATAATATAAAAAAAGCCTCTTTTGATGAGCTTAAAGATGTTTTAAACGAAAAAGACGCAAAAGCCATAAAGGAATTTTTCAAAGGGCAAAAATGAAAAAACTGTTTTTACTGATTGCAAACCTGCTTTTTGCATTTGAAATATATTCCCCCGCATTTAAAAACAATACATATATTCCTAAAAAATACACATGCGAAGGAGCCGATGTTTCAATCCCTCTTATAATTAAAAACATTCCGAAAAACACAAAAAGTTTAGCTTTGATTATGCAGGACCCCGATGCTCCTTACGGAGTGTTTACTCACTGGATTTTATACAACATCCCAACAAACACATCCGAAATACCCGAAAACCTGCCAAAATCACCTATAACAAAATTCGGCTTTCAGGGCATTAACAGTTTCGGCAAAACTGGATACGGAGGTCCCTGCCCGCCTCACGGCAAACCGCATCATTATATCATTACAGTACTCGCACTTGATAAAAACCCTAATCTCAAACCCGGCTTAACAATTCAGGAGTTTTTGGATAAAATTAGAGTATATGTAATAAGCTACGCTCAATATATAGGACTTTATAAAAGGAGTATAAAATAATACTGAATGCTATAGGCGGTAATACTTACAACATCACACCGACTCCTACAGACAACACTTCCAAAAACCCGCAAACTGACCCTAAAATTCAGCAGGAAATCTCAAAACTTCAGGCGGTTGATACAAAAGTAAAAGCCCACGAAATGGCACATCAGGCCGCA
This genomic interval from Nautilia profundicola AmH contains the following:
- a CDS encoding YbhB/YbcL family Raf kinase inhibitor-like protein, which translates into the protein MKKLFLLIANLLFAFEIYSPAFKNNTYIPKKYTCEGADVSIPLIIKNIPKNTKSLALIMQDPDAPYGVFTHWILYNIPTNTSEIPENLPKSPITKFGFQGINSFGKTGYGGPCPPHGKPHHYIITVLALDKNPNLKPGLTIQEFLDKIRVYVISYAQYIGLYKRSIK
- the uvrC gene encoding excinuclease ABC subunit UvrC; amino-acid sequence: MSFSEKIKSLPDQPGIYQYFDENGKLLYIGKAKSLKKRVKSYFRFNPFRPADNLSPRIYKMISEAKDLNYIVVESENDALILENSLIKQLKPKYNILLRDDKTYPYIYIDLDEPFPMPQITRKVVKGKNIKYFGPFSSGASAILKTIYEEIPLVQSKSCLRSGKACLYHQIGRCLAPCEGKVTSREYMKYVDQAIELIHDKEKILEILNQKMQKYAENLQFEEAAEIRDRIKSIESAEIYSHVDLAKLEDLDIFAVEIFNKKAVVIRIFVRQGKVVASSNSVINSQTVPEIGEIYTRAILEFYSTETPFTSSKILVGDDFEEREWLSQVLSEKFGKKISIITPTTKERKSLIKLAKLNALEVIKNQKENTVLDELKILFNLQNTPYKIEVFDTSHMQGEATVGAMVVWEDGKFKKSDYRHYHLEGKDEYSQMRELLTRRAQSFEKSPPPDLWLIDGGKAQLNLAKEIIDSTGANIDVLAISKEKIDAKAHRAKGKAKDKIYFINEKLKVKSEKLNIDKLELSQSDKRLQFLQMLRDEAHRFAIEFHRKTKRKKDTQIDLLQVKGIGKAKMTKLLNYFGSFDNIKKASFDELKDVLNEKDAKAIKEFFKGQK